The genomic region CTCCCTGTGCTTACGTTCTGCAGTTACAACTTTTCATCACtacacatttgaaatgtttcacGAAAAACAGAAACGTTAAACTCGTGACGGTGCTAAATACAAAGAAAGGATTTGAAGTGGGTGTGTTAGTGGCTTTGAGAGTCAGTTACTGCTCAGGTTGGGAAAGTAAGAGTTACTGTAGAGGTCCTGTTTATTTCTGGTGAGGTAGTGCAATTTATGGTGATTATATGTTATGAGTGACTAAACTTCTAGCCAGTCAAAGTCAATAATTAACTCCTCTCCATCCTATTATCTCCTCTCTTCTTGAACTCGCTTTAGTTTGGTCTTTTTTATTCTCAAATATTAGAAGAAAAGAGTGAACATGATCCGGCAGCAGGGTCAGAGAGCTTTCCTCTGGTTTTTATAGCAGAAGGATGGAGGTTAAAGAAGTGAGAGAGGAACAGGCATCCCACCGGCTGGCGGGACAGAGAGGGCATTCTTCTCCTCGGATCCCCCTGGTCGTCTCCTACAGACCGGACTTTGTCAGCCAATCTTCTCAGCGTTTACTGAGGAAATGTTCACTTAGTGCAGGAAATCTGAGGTTTTCCTCTACGTTTGATTTCAGCAGTTACCCAAACAACATCAGGGCTATATGTCAGGTCAGAACAACATAGGTGGGAACTAACCCCACAGGGAACCCCACAGTGTCAGTTAACCACTGAgtgaaatacataaataataataaccaaCTACACCTGCTATTTATGGTTATTCTAGATAGATTTAATCCCATGATCACATTTATAAGTTTAGGTTTCCAGAAAATAAGAGTTTCATTCAGATTTTCTGTTACATTCAAAAACTAACTTCCTCACATCATCTATTGAGGAAaacagtttggttttatttaacaaTCGCTGGCAAATGATATCACTCAGAGAGCAAATGGTCAGGATGTTGAAATTGTGAAAATAATGGAGTAATTTTCTAATTTGGATTGATACTGTGAATTTTGTAATGTTCATTTAAACATGTGACTATGTTTTGtgtaaagcaaaaacaaagtaaatacaaAGTACAAAAATGAGCACATCTTAAAAACTGACTAGAGGAACATCTTCATAAAAGACTCTAGACAGTTGATTGATGAACAGatgattaaacatttatttcttagTTTTAGAttaaacatgcagtgaaatCAACATATTACAGTGATTTGTTCCCCAATAAATGACAATATACCtaaacacaaaagtaaaaatacagcaaTCACTTTTTCTCAACATAGACAAGCAAATAAGATATTAAATTAAAGGAAACTTCATCTTCATGGACACAATCACACTAAAAAATTACGGCTTccaataattttaattttacagataCACGTTATCACACCTCATCTCCTATAAAGTGCTGCAGCACTACGGTAGGGGGTTGAATACACAACATGGTAGAGTTCATTCACTGCTAACTACTGTTTATGGTTAACATCCTCAGGCTGACTGGTTAAACTTTTCAGTACCTCCAAAGTGAAGCTGCATCAGCAGCATCACATCAGATCTGTGCTGTAACTGTCCGaaaagtttaaaagtagaatTATGACGCgctgttcatgtgtttgttccCACAATAATCAAACCTCCTTTTGCACCAGGTTTATGCTGCTTCATTAATATCCTGCAGGGGAAGTAGAGATTGCGCTCACTGCAGTTTATGCTTGGCCAGCTCTCTGgctttcctcctcttcagctTCATCTTGAGGAGGAGCAAGTTGATGTAGACAATTTGATCTAACACTGCAGAGGCACAAAGGAGCCCACCATGGAGTGCTCCAGCTATCCCACAGCTGAACACGTCTTGGCctggaagagacagagacatgcaCCTTGCTAGAAGTCTGGATTCagatgcatgtctgtgtttcctgttgCAATATATTTTTCTCCAACTTTAAAAACATACTATCCCTTCTACCAGGGATTTTAGAAGCAATGAAATTGCAAAGCAAAAGGGACTGACAGTACTTGCAggaattttaaatataaaattgttgtccaacagtttttaaaagtgcTCCTACCTGAGATGTAGAGGTTTTTGACAGGGGTGTTGCACCTGTTCCTTGCCACCGCCTCAGCATGGAAACGATCCAGGTTGTGCTCAGCAGAGTACATGGCTCCGCATTGGGCGCCCAGGTAGTGCATGTTGGTCAGGGGAGTCGCCACATCCTGAAAAAccagctgaaaaacaagttgCATAGATGTTACAGTGTACTGACCACTTAAAGTCTGACAGCACTCATTAAGGTGCATATGTGCATCTTACCTTGTCTCTGATTTTAGGGAACACAGTGCAGGCCCAGTCAAAGAGGTTCTCAGCAAATCTCATTTTGTAGTTGTAGTATGTGTCCCCTCGTTTACGCACAGTAGTGTCCTTCCATTCCTCAAACCATTCATACTTCACCATGGTCAGTATTGTCATGCAAGATTTTCCTGTTGACATGAAGCGCTCATGACATCACAACTGGTCTGAATGTAAACTcatttgtgatgttttgtgtcattgtgttaaCTTTTTATTGCAGTATCATGTTACTGCTATTATGGccaacaggagaaaacataatCAGCTGTTTTTACCAGGATGTCTTATTTTGGCTTCTGGATCTTTGGAAGACGGTACAGTGATAAACATCATGGGGATGTTATCTGGTGCTTCGTCTTTGCTCAATGCAAAGAAGTCATCCATCCTAAAAACCACACGAAAAGGTCAGTTTTACATTGTAATCCTTGAGCCAAAGTGGCCTTTATTATAATTGTGGTGACACAAAAGAATTCATGAGTAAGTCCTGCAGCTGCACTCCACCATCTGGAGAATGAAAAGGGAACTCTGACTGAAAAAGCCACATAAAAATGGATCCACAAGTGAAATGGGTCAGCTCTGAAGACTCACTTTTGCCTCTGACTTCATTGCATTACTACTCCTTAAGCAATACTACCCCCTTGTGGTTATTACAGTAAATGCTAAATCCCTGTTCAGCATGGCTGTGCTCTGTATACTTACGATTTGTCCATATCGTTGTTCTTAAACTGCCAGAAGTTAGTGGACACGAGACCCAGCTCCTCCTCAGTCCCATCAAAGCCGGAAAAGACCAAAACTGATCCTCTGCCATGTTTCATCATGTTCAGTCTTTCCTGAATACCTGCAGGATGGGACAGTTTAAAACCATCTCACAGCAACTTAACTGTTTTAACAAAACAGTGTTTAATAAACCTGAGAATCTGTTCATTTAAGTAAGTTGaatgttttctgctgcttacCTGGTTTGACTTGAATCTCAGGTGGAAGAAGTTTCTGTAAGGTGTTGAAGATGCCACAGTTCGAGACGATCACAGGTGCGTGaacctccacttcctcctgccCTTTCCTCACTTTCACACCTGTCACATGGCAAAGGAACAAAGCCTTTATTCTGCTTCACCTCAGGGGAAATCTTAACTTTTGCCTTTAAcaggtgaaaaataaatgagctGTAGTCAGTTCTCACCATAAGCTGCTCCCTTCCCATTAACCAGGATCTGGGAAACAGTAGCTCTGACCAGGCAGTTTCCTCCATATTTCTGGATGGTGCGGATGATGTGGAAGGCAATTTCACTGGCACCACCTTTAGGGTAGTAGGCACCTCGCTTGTAATGGTGAAGCAGGAGGGCGTTGATTAAGATACTGGAGTCTTTTGGAGGCACACCTAAATATTCACAGAGTCAGGGTTCAATTATTTTGTCAATTTATATTATCATCTTGATTCAACCAGTTCCAAGTCCCACCGTCCAGATTATATTGTGTGATTGTGTCcctttgttgtcatttgttaAGTATTAACATTTGTCAAGAATAACCAAGACTGTTTTTTACAACCACAGTGAACACAATTTATTTGAACATGAATAAGTTTCTATTTGTTTTGGATCTTTACTGTGGCACATTGGAGTTCAGCTGAAACTggcattatttttaatgtgttcacATCTCTGATGGGGACTCATAGGACCTGTAATTATTTCTATACAACAAGGAAATGATTAGGAtaaattaaaactaaacaaaaccaCAGGCACCATAACCTTATAgtcattatttcatttcacagtcaGTGTGTTGAACAACACATCCAAAACAGTGTGCTTGACCCACCGtagaaaaaataagaaaagatgAGCTGGAGATCCTTGTTGCTGGTCAGGGTGTTGACCAAGTCTGTTGCACATGTGCCAGAAAGGCTGAAGACTGGAGAAATGAGGTTTGCGATCCCCGACTTCAGCAGGAATAAAGACACCCACTGAGGGATCAGCTTCAGAACCGCCAGATAGTGAGTCTTCTTAGCTGAGATCTGGTGGAACATGGAGGaagtttaagttttatttgcacattttgGAGAGATGACAAACTCAGTTATGTGTCTACTTGCTCCTCAGTACCTTCATGATGTCAAAAAATTTCTCAATGGCCTTGGTGTCATCAGGGAATTGTTTCATCAGATGGGATTTCATCTCAGTTTTACCGGAGAAGATGGTGTACTCTCGTTTCTCATCTCCCCGGCCGATCCGAATGGTGTCAAAGTGTTGGTTTAGCTCCTGGAACTCCAGCTGGCCCTCAGAGAGCTGGTCAAAGGTAATACGCAGCAGACTGTTCTCATGCAGCTGACCAATGTAATGAAGGCCTGCAGGAGAGAGGAACAGACAGGAACATggtacaaatgtttttcttccattctgGGAAAAAAACTCTGCTCTATCAACAGGAATCAAGGTGCCAGTACATCACAATTCTTACCAACATCAAACTCAAAGCCTTTCTCTATGTATGTGTGGCAGCAGCctcctgcctgttcatgttgttcCAGCACCAGGACTCTCTTCCCTGCTTTGGCCAGCGTGGCTGCAGCTGTCAGCCCACCTATACCACTACCGATCACAATGACATCCAGACCCTGAGGCACCTTGGTGAGACTGAAACCTGTACAGAAAGGTACAGAACCGATGGTGACGTAAAAATGTGTGGAAACGTTTAGACATTTAGATTCATTGTAAATGTTATCACTGGCTCTGCGAATGAAACATCAGCATTTGTTGCGTAACTGGGACGGTTGGCTGCACTGCACAGTTTTCTTGTCACGCTGTACCTGAAAGCTGAACTTCATTGGCAATAAACTGTAGATCAGACAGCTGACATAGTCTCCTGCTCTTCATCCATTTTAgatgaaacacaaatgaaaaaatattgtttCCGCTATTGTGTTAAGTCTAATCTAAACTCTGAGTCATGATACAACAAACAGGCCATATAGTTCATCTGCAGTAAAACTGTAGTGAACTACATGTCTGTAGAGTGtctctttaaaaatatttttagagcCTGTTGTTATTATCATCATTAACATTACCAGTGTTTTACTGTACTCTAAAGCgaattaacagtttttttttcatttgtccaaAACCTTAAGTGTAATGTGAAATTTGCAATGGTCACAAAACAAAGTGGTTTATATATTGTACAAATTTTCTGACAGAATGAAAAGCAAGTGGATAATATTTCTTATATTTCCAGTAGAATAAAAACTCCTTATTTAGCCATGTATTTATCTTTTCAGCTAGGTTTCACATTTTAAGTCTATCTGCAGAAGTTTTCAGTTTATTGCTGCTTTGATTAATACTGTAAATTGTGTCACTTCAGGTGTAACCGGTAGAAAATATAGATATTTATCAAGACATCACATCATATTTCCATTTGTGATGTTGCATATCGTCACCttcttaaaataatggcctaagtctttttttgacaaaaatgagTTTTTATGCCTAAGTGAGATGATGTTGGCCACCTCTGGTAAAATCGCCTAAATCCTCAGTTGAACAGATCATGTAATTCTAACCCCGTAATATAATTGTCTATGTCAACAGAGTGACTTAGGCAACTTTATAAGCTTTTCAAGCCgcttcaaaaagaaagaaattcctCCTAGCGAGTTATTGCCATGATACAGGACCCAGACTCTATTGGTAAGTGATAAGATTTACTATAATATAGGCTATAAATGTTGCATAGTTATTTACCCTTTTTAGttagcattttagcattttagccAGCAGAATAGCTGGCTACATGAAGCTAGCAGTTACTGATAATTAGCAGAGTGGATGTTTTTCAGAAGTATCACACATTTGTGACCAAACACCTCAAAgggtgaaaatgttttttacgTTTTGGCTTTATTGTGCACAGAGTTAAACAATCATTTCACATTatcacagaggaaaatattatCTGCCATTTGATTGGATTATCTAAGAGTGattacagttttgctgtttgagtttGCGTTTACTGAATTAAAGGGCCACTCACTGAGTTTCTGTGTGCTGCGCtagtattttcaaatgtttgtggcTTCCACTTCCCCATGGTGTGTCACagtagtggaaaaaaaaaaaaaaagaagtgcactGTTTTACCGAAGTCATTTATTCCAGAAGTAATTTGGCCAAAGTCAGGTTCAAAATTGAGTAAGTTGCAAAGGCAGGTTCATAAATTTGGCCTAAGTCATCTAATCACTGAATGACAGTATCATTTGCATGTCAATAGTCATGTGTTGTCATAACctttttctgtgaaatgattaatataatatactgtatatctgattcggtttttttcagttttttgaaaaacttgaaaatttgccttaggCCAATATTTTAAGAGGGTGACGATATGTGAATTTTCAGCTGAAATCATTTTACCTTGCTTGATGACTTTGTCCCTCTTCTTCTGATTAAACTCCCGAGGTGCAAGGGGTCTCACTGACTCCAGGGAAAAAGGGCTCGGTTTTCCAAACAGGTACCAGTATGTGCCACCAGCCCATGTTATTAACCAGACTA from Mastacembelus armatus chromosome 19, fMasArm1.2, whole genome shotgun sequence harbors:
- the LOC113135660 gene encoding inactive all-trans-retinol 13,14-reductase: MWLLIFLVWLITWAGGTYWYLFGKPSPFSLESVRPLAPREFNQKKRDKVIKQGFSLTKVPQGLDVIVIGSGIGGLTAAATLAKAGKRVLVLEQHEQAGGCCHTYIEKGFEFDVGLHYIGQLHENSLLRITFDQLSEGQLEFQELNQHFDTIRIGRGDEKREYTIFSGKTEMKSHLMKQFPDDTKAIEKFFDIMKISAKKTHYLAVLKLIPQWVSLFLLKSGIANLISPVFSLSGTCATDLVNTLTSNKDLQLIFSYFFYGVPPKDSSILINALLLHHYKRGAYYPKGGASEIAFHIIRTIQKYGGNCLVRATVSQILVNGKGAAYGVKVRKGQEEVEVHAPVIVSNCGIFNTLQKLLPPEIQVKPGIQERLNMMKHGRGSVLVFSGFDGTEEELGLVSTNFWQFKNNDMDKSMDDFFALSKDEAPDNIPMMFITVPSSKDPEAKIRHPGKSCMTILTMVKYEWFEEWKDTTVRKRGDTYYNYKMRFAENLFDWACTVFPKIRDKLVFQDVATPLTNMHYLGAQCGAMYSAEHNLDRFHAEAVARNRCNTPVKNLYISGQDVFSCGIAGALHGGLLCASAVLDQIVYINLLLLKMKLKRRKARELAKHKLQ